The Nitrosopumilus cobalaminigenes genome contains a region encoding:
- a CDS encoding DNA-directed RNA polymerase: MFSISTLVDVVRIPPSLFGTTLKKAAVNILKEKYESMINADLGYIIMILDAKVDEMGKMIAGDGGTFHKVEFEALTFYPKLQEIVQGEIVDITDFGAFVRIGPTDALLHLSQVMDDYLKSDVKSGMILANQSGRTLKVGSTLRARITAVSLGKAAAMGKIGITCRQPFLGADEWIVEEIKKASGGKEEPAKEEKVEAS; the protein is encoded by the coding sequence TTGTTTTCTATATCTACCCTAGTTGATGTTGTTAGGATTCCTCCAAGCTTATTTGGAACTACACTCAAAAAGGCTGCAGTAAACATTCTCAAAGAAAAGTACGAGAGTATGATTAATGCAGATTTAGGATATATCATTATGATTTTAGATGCTAAAGTTGACGAAATGGGAAAGATGATTGCAGGAGACGGTGGAACTTTCCATAAAGTTGAATTTGAAGCATTGACATTTTATCCAAAATTACAAGAAATTGTTCAAGGTGAAATTGTAGATATTACTGACTTTGGGGCATTTGTAAGAATTGGTCCAACTGATGCTTTACTGCACTTGTCACAAGTGATGGACGATTATCTAAAGAGTGATGTTAAATCTGGAATGATTTTAGCAAATCAAAGTGGTAGAACACTAAAAGTTGGCTCTACACTTCGTGCAAGAATCACTGCAGTATCATTAGGAAAAGCTGCTGCAATGGGTAAGATTGGAATCACATGTAGACAACCATTCCTTGGTGCAGATGAATGGATTGTAGAAGAAATTAAGAAAGCCAGTGGTGGCAAAGAAGAGCCAGCAAAGGAAGAAAAAGTAGAGGCAAGTTAG
- a CDS encoding sodium-translocating pyrophosphatase yields the protein MEIAEILPFIAGIASFLVAGGLVAWIVKQPAGTKEMMDISNAVKEGASAFLKREMKIIIPVAIALSLIIGIFLTPSNGIAFAVGAALSAVAGIISLKITVKAAVRAANLSGSGLGQTFAMAFRGGATVGLAVPAMALLAITGLYLIYPDPITIAGVGIGASLIALFIRIGGGIFTKAADMGADLVGKVEANIPEDDPRNPATIADNVGDNVGDAAGMGSDVYESYIVTILAALLIAALIGAPNFFLYPILIGSSGMIASIIGVVIVGSKNITDVMKPLNRSFYVSAAIAIGLNYVFITQFIGDSAASYALFGSTVIGVILVPVIQKITDYYTSYKQKPVIEIADSAKWGYASLTLMGIIKGMQSTGPFMIALVVAIIVSYSIASAAAPEGADPVLYGIFGTALTAMAMLSLAGIVLSIDAFGPIADNAGGIVEMTGMGEENRKVTDEIDAVGNTTKAVTKGFAIASAALAALAMIQAFQFEAAHVFEGVLDLDYSLTNPAIIVGLLIGGLIPFIITGQLINGVSRAAGKMVDEVRRQFKADDGILAGTSKPDYAKCVDIATVASIKELWKPALVAIISPIILGILLGPTAVAGLLMGSVVTGILLAYHLANTGGAWDNAKKLVEMKGEKGSEVHKVAVVGDIIGDPYKDTAGPALNTVIKLLNTIAIVFVSAFVAIIAI from the coding sequence ATGGAAATAGCTGAAATTCTGCCCTTTATCGCAGGTATTGCATCATTTTTAGTTGCAGGTGGCTTGGTTGCATGGATTGTCAAACAACCTGCAGGAACAAAAGAAATGATGGATATTTCCAACGCCGTCAAAGAAGGTGCTTCTGCATTTTTAAAAAGAGAGATGAAAATTATCATTCCAGTTGCTATTGCATTATCTTTGATTATTGGTATTTTCTTGACTCCTTCAAATGGAATTGCATTTGCAGTAGGTGCAGCACTTTCAGCAGTTGCAGGAATTATTTCATTAAAAATTACAGTAAAAGCCGCAGTTAGAGCTGCAAATCTTAGTGGCAGTGGTCTTGGACAGACATTTGCCATGGCCTTTAGAGGTGGAGCAACAGTAGGTTTAGCAGTTCCAGCAATGGCTCTATTGGCAATTACTGGACTTTATTTGATTTATCCAGATCCAATCACGATTGCAGGTGTTGGTATTGGAGCTAGTCTAATTGCATTATTCATTAGAATTGGTGGTGGTATTTTCACAAAGGCAGCAGATATGGGTGCTGACTTGGTAGGAAAAGTTGAAGCAAACATTCCAGAAGATGATCCTAGAAACCCTGCAACTATTGCAGATAATGTGGGAGACAATGTTGGTGATGCAGCAGGAATGGGCTCTGATGTTTATGAATCATATATTGTAACAATCCTTGCAGCATTACTTATTGCAGCACTAATTGGCGCACCAAACTTTTTCCTTTATCCTATTCTAATTGGTTCATCTGGAATGATAGCATCAATCATTGGTGTTGTTATTGTAGGTTCCAAGAATATCACTGATGTAATGAAACCTCTGAATCGCTCATTCTATGTATCAGCTGCAATTGCAATTGGATTAAACTATGTGTTCATCACTCAGTTTATTGGAGATTCTGCAGCATCATATGCATTATTTGGTTCTACTGTTATTGGTGTAATTCTTGTTCCAGTTATTCAGAAAATTACCGATTATTATACTAGTTACAAACAAAAACCCGTTATTGAAATTGCAGACTCTGCAAAATGGGGATATGCATCATTAACTTTGATGGGAATTATCAAAGGTATGCAATCAACAGGTCCATTCATGATTGCATTAGTTGTCGCAATCATCGTATCTTACAGTATTGCATCTGCAGCCGCACCTGAAGGTGCAGACCCCGTACTTTATGGAATCTTTGGAACAGCATTGACTGCAATGGCCATGTTGAGTTTAGCAGGAATTGTTCTTAGTATTGATGCATTTGGTCCAATTGCAGATAATGCAGGTGGAATAGTTGAGATGACTGGAATGGGAGAAGAAAATCGTAAAGTCACTGATGAAATTGATGCAGTTGGAAATACGACCAAAGCCGTCACCAAAGGCTTTGCAATTGCAAGTGCCGCTTTAGCTGCCTTGGCAATGATTCAAGCATTCCAATTCGAAGCAGCACATGTGTTTGAAGGTGTTTTAGATTTAGATTACAGTTTAACAAATCCTGCAATCATTGTTGGATTACTCATTGGTGGTTTGATTCCATTTATCATTACAGGCCAATTAATCAATGGTGTATCTCGTGCAGCAGGAAAAATGGTTGATGAGGTAAGACGTCAGTTCAAAGCAGATGATGGAATACTTGCAGGAACCTCAAAACCTGATTATGCTAAATGTGTAGATATTGCCACTGTTGCATCAATCAAAGAACTATGGAAACCAGCACTTGTAGCAATCATTTCTCCAATCATTTTAGGTATTTTACTAGGTCCAACAGCAGTTGCTGGATTACTAATGGGTTCAGTTGTCACTGGAATTTTGCTAGCATACCACTTGGCAAATACTGGTGGTGCATGGGATAATGCAAAGAAACTAGTTGAAATGAAAGGAGAGAAAGGTTCTGAAGTACACAAAGTTGCAGTAGTCGGAGATATTATTGGTGATCCTTACAAAGATACTGCAGGTCCTGCACTCAACACCGTAATCAAATTACTAAACACAATTGCAATCGTATTCGTATCTGCATTTGTCGCAATTATTGCAATTTAA
- a CDS encoding GTP-dependent dephospho-CoA kinase family protein: MKIPLGILLPENQTQKSDIQKFLSENSYLITVGDRTTEKMINFGLIPSLQIIDGQEKREKRDPPKLDNAIELTVDNPAAEITSQSVSTIKKAFTMKSPVRIFVNGEEDLLVLPVCVHAPENSIVMYGQPHEGLVIVSITTEIRNKAQSLLDLME; encoded by the coding sequence ATGAAAATTCCTTTAGGGATACTTTTACCTGAAAATCAAACCCAAAAAAGTGATATTCAAAAATTTCTTTCAGAAAATTCGTATCTAATTACGGTTGGTGATAGAACTACAGAAAAAATGATAAATTTTGGTCTGATTCCTTCTTTGCAAATTATTGATGGTCAAGAGAAACGAGAAAAGAGAGATCCTCCCAAATTAGATAATGCAATTGAACTGACTGTTGATAATCCTGCAGCTGAAATTACATCTCAAAGTGTCTCGACAATCAAAAAGGCGTTCACTATGAAATCTCCAGTGAGGATTTTTGTTAATGGTGAAGAAGATCTTTTAGTTCTTCCAGTGTGTGTTCATGCTCCTGAAAATTCTATTGTAATGTATGGTCAACCACATGAGGGGCTGGTAATAGTCAGTATTACTACCGAAATTAGAAATAAAGCACAAAGCCTACTTGATTTAATGGAATAA
- a CDS encoding cupredoxin domain-containing protein gives MSNWDLMMPGMGLTSIGLAGLVLSYAGIAHTFIDGMHALTGLTMFVGLIFLAAGILDGGVSTSNRAKATTLVILSISLGFGMYAMVMNTSNYTVTIAGILMAIAFPAIIISYLYMKHPTVAKPIGAIVSLAAATGIIMWVSFGIFSAPDTYMIPQAVVDEPAEDLTPSGPIFVIEILADSTIEGNPDYDPDVATVSQGHVIEWTNADTLPHTVTSSVDVGDTFDSGMIGAGEVYTLDTNDLEAGEYEYFCVVHPWMVATLIIEAPTEPIKVLIPEGAAIPADDQLYYDPTVLDISVGTTVIWDNVDNTMHTASSGTPDAGLDGVFDSDIMSAGDTFEFTFNNAGSYDYYCILHPWMVGTVNVE, from the coding sequence ATGAGTAATTGGGACCTCATGATGCCGGGAATGGGACTAACCTCTATAGGGTTAGCTGGTCTTGTATTATCCTATGCAGGCATCGCACACACATTCATTGATGGCATGCATGCTCTAACAGGCCTTACAATGTTTGTAGGGTTGATTTTCCTAGCAGCAGGTATTCTAGATGGAGGGGTTTCAACCAGTAATAGAGCCAAAGCTACGACTTTGGTAATTTTGTCCATATCCTTAGGATTCGGAATGTATGCTATGGTAATGAACACATCAAACTATACAGTAACTATTGCAGGAATTTTAATGGCAATTGCCTTCCCTGCAATTATAATTTCATATCTATACATGAAACATCCAACAGTAGCAAAACCAATTGGAGCAATTGTTTCACTGGCAGCTGCTACAGGTATTATCATGTGGGTATCATTTGGTATTTTCTCAGCGCCTGACACATACATGATTCCTCAAGCAGTAGTTGATGAACCAGCAGAAGATCTTACACCATCAGGACCAATATTTGTAATTGAAATTCTTGCGGACTCAACAATAGAAGGAAATCCAGATTATGATCCAGATGTTGCAACGGTATCACAAGGGCATGTAATAGAATGGACTAACGCAGATACACTTCCACACACTGTTACAAGTTCTGTAGATGTTGGAGATACTTTTGACTCAGGAATGATTGGAGCAGGTGAAGTTTACACTTTAGATACAAATGATTTGGAAGCAGGTGAATACGAATACTTTTGTGTAGTCCATCCATGGATGGTTGCAACATTAATCATTGAAGCACCAACAGAACCAATTAAAGTTTTGATTCCAGAAGGAGCAGCAATTCCAGCAGATGATCAATTATACTATGACCCAACAGTTCTAGATATTTCAGTTGGAACTACAGTAATTTGGGATAATGTAGACAACACAATGCACACAGCATCATCAGGTACACCTGACGCAGGATTGGATGGAGTGTTTGACTCAGATATAATGTCTGCAGGAGATACTTTTGAATTTACATTTAATAACGCAGGAAGTTACGATTACTATTGTATTTTACATCCTTGGATGGTCGGAACAGTTAACGTAGAATAG
- a CDS encoding DUF2024 family protein codes for MEIHVYDTYVKAADGHTMHFDVITGEKDHDKAITYGKEWLQSVGEGEAEMTTNECQFCHSQGAPEPVEQAIKEKGYFIQKMEGCP; via the coding sequence ATGGAAATTCACGTATACGACACTTATGTCAAAGCAGCAGATGGTCATACCATGCACTTTGATGTAATTACTGGTGAAAAAGACCACGATAAAGCCATCACATATGGTAAAGAATGGTTACAATCCGTCGGTGAAGGAGAAGCAGAGATGACTACAAACGAATGTCAATTCTGCCATTCACAAGGAGCACCAGAGCCTGTTGAACAGGCAATTAAGGAAAAAGGCTACTTTATCCAAAAGATGGAAGGCTGTCCTTAA
- a CDS encoding cyclophilin-like fold protein, whose translation MKYSVIIEISHSSNISLELDDKDSPNTVHEFIEKLPFTVELNVWGDEIYTSKSPVSQPEENAKSPVELNDVAYWPTGKAICLFYGPTPIGNPGEITPASPVNIIGKIISPDKSILENAHSEHATFSLKS comes from the coding sequence ATGAAATATTCTGTAATTATAGAAATCTCACACTCTTCAAACATATCATTAGAATTAGATGATAAAGATTCTCCAAATACCGTGCATGAGTTTATTGAAAAGTTGCCTTTCACTGTTGAACTTAATGTGTGGGGAGATGAAATTTACACTTCAAAATCCCCTGTCTCACAACCTGAGGAAAATGCAAAGTCTCCTGTCGAATTAAATGATGTGGCATACTGGCCAACGGGAAAAGCAATCTGCTTGTTTTATGGTCCTACTCCTATTGGAAATCCTGGGGAAATTACTCCTGCATCACCTGTAAATATAATTGGAAAAATAATTTCTCCAGACAAATCTATTTTAGAAAATGCACATAGTGAACACGCCACCTTTAGCTTAAAATCTTGA
- the spt4 gene encoding transcription elongation factor subunit Spt4 codes for MAREMACRKCKHVTTLKVCPNCKSSDLTPDWNGVVLVVDPTNSEISKTLGITTKGKYAIKVT; via the coding sequence ATGGCACGAGAAATGGCATGCCGCAAATGTAAACATGTAACAACTCTAAAGGTATGTCCAAATTGTAAATCATCAGACTTGACACCAGATTGGAATGGAGTTGTACTAGTAGTTGATCCAACAAATTCTGAAATCTCAAAAACATTAGGAATTACTACAAAAGGCAAATACGCAATTAAAGTAACATAA
- a CDS encoding tetratricopeptide repeat protein, whose amino-acid sequence MTGLFSREPKDPQKKKNAQKLKEIKKLVKDKKYAEALKLGTEYLQKVPNNHDVLFTVGGIYYLKKKYKTAISYFDKALEIGTYDVDVLLLKAYSHQKLGENKQILQCCDKIKEIDPKNKSVANLLEELN is encoded by the coding sequence ATGACTGGACTGTTTTCTAGAGAGCCAAAAGATCCTCAAAAGAAAAAAAATGCCCAAAAACTAAAGGAAATAAAAAAACTAGTCAAGGACAAAAAATATGCTGAGGCTTTAAAATTAGGCACGGAATATTTACAAAAAGTTCCTAACAATCATGATGTCTTGTTTACTGTAGGTGGAATTTACTATTTGAAAAAAAAATACAAAACTGCTATTTCATATTTTGACAAAGCACTTGAAATTGGAACATATGATGTTGATGTATTATTATTAAAGGCATATTCTCATCAAAAATTAGGGGAAAATAAACAAATCCTTCAATGCTGTGACAAAATTAAAGAGATAGATCCAAAAAATAAATCCGTAGCAAATTTGTTAGAAGAATTAAATTAA
- a CDS encoding aspartate dehydrogenase, with amino-acid sequence MKRIGLLGCGAMGTQIALAIDSGKVPATLTHVFDDSKEKSKLLVEKLTHKPEIVENSHLLSSNPIDIVVEAASQDAVRDAGLSVLQNKKDLMIMSVGALLDESIYDILSDACKDFKKTIYLPSGAIAGLDGIKSVKGELESISITTTKHPRSLKGAKFFENSEINLDEINSSTVIFEGIAKEAVSLFPANINVAALLSLTGIGSEKTHVKIVADPNTDKNTHHIEAEGKFGKMTYTIENYPDENNPKTSRLAILSAIETLKKYCSNDIQIGT; translated from the coding sequence TTGAAAAGAATAGGTTTGTTAGGATGTGGTGCTATGGGAACTCAAATTGCACTTGCAATTGATTCTGGAAAAGTTCCTGCAACCCTCACACACGTGTTTGATGATTCAAAAGAAAAATCCAAATTATTAGTTGAAAAATTAACACACAAACCTGAAATTGTTGAAAATTCCCACTTACTATCCTCTAATCCTATTGATATTGTTGTAGAAGCTGCATCTCAAGATGCTGTAAGGGATGCAGGATTAAGTGTTTTGCAAAACAAAAAAGATCTGATGATAATGAGTGTTGGAGCATTGTTAGATGAATCAATTTATGACATTTTATCTGATGCTTGTAAGGATTTTAAAAAAACAATCTATCTCCCCTCCGGTGCAATTGCAGGTCTTGATGGAATTAAATCAGTCAAGGGTGAATTAGAATCCATTTCTATAACTACTACAAAACACCCTCGTTCATTAAAAGGCGCCAAGTTTTTTGAAAACTCTGAAATCAACTTAGATGAAATTAATTCATCAACTGTGATCTTTGAAGGAATTGCAAAAGAAGCTGTTTCTTTATTCCCTGCAAACATCAATGTAGCAGCATTACTTTCTTTAACTGGAATTGGAAGTGAAAAAACTCATGTCAAAATAGTTGCAGATCCAAACACTGACAAAAATACGCATCATATTGAAGCTGAAGGAAAATTTGGAAAGATGACATATACTATTGAAAATTATCCTGATGAAAATAATCCCAAAACAAGTAGATTGGCAATTTTATCTGCAATTGAGACCTTGAAAAAATACTGCTCAAATGATATTCAGATTGGCACGTAA
- a CDS encoding Mov34/MPN/PAD-1 family protein codes for MQKIKLSQTHKKILTEHAQKDEPNESCAILFGKDNTVSEIFLTENIEKSPVNFTISNDELIEAYKIAEEKKMEVMGIFHSHPNSEAYPSNTDKKFMQGNPVVWIIYSGTNEDFRGYTLESDIQEILVEFS; via the coding sequence TTGCAGAAAATCAAACTATCTCAAACACATAAAAAAATTCTAACTGAACATGCTCAAAAAGATGAACCAAATGAATCATGTGCAATACTATTTGGAAAAGACAATACAGTGTCAGAGATTTTCTTAACAGAGAACATTGAGAAATCTCCAGTGAATTTTACTATATCAAATGATGAATTAATTGAGGCATACAAAATAGCTGAAGAGAAAAAAATGGAAGTCATGGGTATTTTTCACTCACATCCAAATTCTGAAGCATATCCATCAAATACAGATAAAAAATTCATGCAGGGGAATCCAGTGGTTTGGATAATCTATTCAGGAACAAATGAAGATTTTAGAGGATATACTCTTGAATCAGACATTCAGGAAATTTTAGTAGAATTTAGTTAA
- a CDS encoding Mrp/NBP35 family ATP-binding protein, producing the protein MVGIDQVLEKLSTVIDPDLKKDIVSMGMIKDLELNDGNLKFTLELTTPACPFNVEIEDDVRKAVAELSDLKNFDLNVTAKVMEGRSLDDDTGMKTVKNIIGVASGKGGVGKSTVSLNLALALSQSGAKVGLLDADIYGPSIPLMLGMKDGFMEVEDNKLQPADSNGLKVVSFGFFADQSNQAAIYRGPIISGILKQFLVDTNWSELDYLIVDLPPGTGDIPLTLAQTIPITGILVVTTPQDVASDVAVKAVSMFEKLNVPIIGVVENMSHFICPNCDDKHYIFGEGGAKKISERFNMPFLGEIPLNSGIMAGSDLGKPIMITNPDSPSAEAFRVSAKNIAAQCSIIAAKLQEEMESESSGEEPTPEASTN; encoded by the coding sequence ATGGTTGGAATCGATCAAGTTCTTGAAAAACTTAGTACCGTGATTGATCCTGATTTGAAAAAAGATATCGTATCTATGGGTATGATTAAAGATTTAGAACTAAATGATGGTAATCTCAAATTTACTTTAGAATTAACAACTCCTGCATGTCCTTTCAATGTCGAAATTGAAGATGATGTTAGAAAAGCAGTTGCTGAATTATCTGATTTGAAGAATTTTGATTTGAATGTGACTGCCAAAGTCATGGAAGGTCGTTCACTTGATGATGACACTGGAATGAAAACTGTCAAAAACATTATTGGTGTTGCAAGTGGAAAGGGCGGTGTCGGCAAATCAACTGTTTCATTAAACTTGGCTCTTGCATTATCTCAGTCTGGAGCTAAAGTAGGTTTACTTGATGCAGATATCTATGGACCTAGTATTCCACTAATGCTTGGAATGAAAGATGGTTTTATGGAAGTTGAAGATAATAAATTACAGCCAGCTGATTCAAACGGATTAAAAGTTGTATCATTTGGTTTCTTTGCTGATCAATCAAACCAAGCAGCAATTTATCGTGGCCCAATTATATCTGGAATTTTAAAACAATTTCTAGTAGACACAAATTGGTCTGAACTAGATTATTTGATTGTAGACTTACCTCCTGGAACTGGTGATATCCCATTAACTCTTGCACAAACAATTCCTATCACAGGAATTCTTGTAGTTACAACTCCTCAAGATGTAGCAAGTGATGTTGCAGTTAAAGCAGTTTCAATGTTTGAAAAACTAAATGTTCCAATTATTGGAGTTGTTGAAAACATGAGTCATTTTATTTGTCCAAACTGTGATGACAAACATTACATCTTTGGTGAAGGTGGTGCAAAGAAAATTAGTGAACGATTTAACATGCCTTTCTTAGGTGAAATTCCATTGAATTCTGGAATCATGGCCGGTTCTGACTTGGGTAAACCAATTATGATTACAAATCCTGATTCTCCAAGTGCTGAAGCATTTAGAGTTAGCGCAAAAAATATTGCAGCACAATGTAGTATTATTGCAGCAAAGCTTCAAGAAGAGATGGAATCTGAAAGTTCTGGTGAAGAACCAACACCAGAGGCCAGCACAAATTAA
- the nadA gene encoding quinolinate synthase NadA — MLVQQSSELKEEILKLKKEKDVVILAHNYQIPDVQDIADFTGDSLGLSRQAATVPQKTILFCGVNFMAETAAIISPEKKVLLPDLEAGCSLSDSITVDELRNWKKQHPDAIAVGYVNTTAEIKAELDYCCTSSNAVNVVKAIPEDKEILFLPDMFLGSYVAKMTGRKNMHIWAGECHVHAGITPEDVTKKLESMKDAEFVIHPECSCTTPMMYDVADGSYDDQKVSILSTEGMLNHVTKSKAKNFVVATETGILYRMRQQNPDKTFIPASEKAECQYMKMITLEKVYDALINEKNIVTVPKEIADKARLAIDRMLAIS, encoded by the coding sequence ATGCTCGTACAACAATCCTCGGAACTCAAAGAAGAGATTTTGAAACTCAAAAAAGAAAAAGACGTGGTAATTTTAGCACACAATTATCAGATTCCAGATGTACAAGATATAGCTGATTTTACTGGTGATTCATTAGGATTATCTAGACAAGCAGCAACGGTTCCACAAAAAACAATTCTCTTTTGTGGTGTAAATTTTATGGCAGAAACTGCCGCAATTATCAGTCCTGAGAAAAAAGTACTTCTACCAGATTTAGAAGCTGGTTGTTCATTATCTGATTCAATAACTGTAGATGAATTAAGAAATTGGAAAAAACAGCATCCTGATGCTATTGCAGTTGGATACGTAAATACTACGGCTGAAATTAAAGCAGAACTGGATTATTGTTGCACTTCTTCAAATGCTGTAAATGTAGTTAAAGCAATTCCTGAAGATAAAGAAATTTTGTTTTTACCTGATATGTTCCTAGGTTCCTATGTTGCAAAAATGACAGGAAGGAAAAATATGCATATCTGGGCTGGTGAATGCCATGTTCATGCTGGAATTACTCCTGAAGATGTTACTAAAAAATTAGAATCAATGAAAGATGCTGAATTTGTAATTCATCCTGAATGTAGTTGTACTACTCCAATGATGTATGATGTTGCTGATGGAAGTTATGATGATCAAAAAGTCTCAATTCTTTCAACTGAAGGAATGCTAAATCATGTAACTAAATCTAAAGCAAAAAATTTCGTTGTTGCAACCGAAACTGGAATCTTGTATAGAATGCGACAACAAAATCCTGACAAAACTTTCATTCCTGCATCTGAAAAAGCAGAATGTCAATATATGAAAATGATCACTCTTGAAAAAGTGTATGATGCATTGATAAATGAAAAAAACATTGTAACAGTTCCAAAAGAAATTGCAGATAAAGCCCGTTTAGCAATAGATAGAATGCTTGCAATAAGCTAA
- a CDS encoding PEFG-CTERM sorting domain-containing protein, with amino-acid sequence MIKISLAIFLLLIIPTSSFVFAEHIFNSEAYAQYLDISQIESKKVTFTFDEKSYDIYYGYRGSLDSMGSDEQYPILSSMNINEERKSIEIVMEDVPEKTDFWVRTPEDVLYADGEKFKVLVDGVDTRYDLMKFPNDYVVGFVISEDTKNIEIIGTRVIPEFGAYSVLILGITILGLVYFTHKFSFGNSLPRIN; translated from the coding sequence ATGATCAAAATCTCACTTGCAATATTTTTACTTTTAATAATTCCAACATCTAGTTTTGTTTTTGCTGAACACATCTTTAACTCTGAAGCATATGCACAATATCTTGATATTTCTCAAATAGAATCTAAAAAAGTCACTTTCACATTTGATGAGAAATCATATGATATCTATTATGGATATCGTGGTAGTTTGGACTCTATGGGCTCTGATGAACAATATCCAATTTTGTCTTCGATGAATATCAATGAGGAAAGAAAATCTATTGAAATTGTAATGGAAGATGTTCCTGAAAAAACTGATTTTTGGGTGAGAACTCCTGAAGATGTTCTGTATGCTGATGGTGAGAAATTCAAAGTGTTGGTTGATGGAGTTGATACAAGATATGATCTGATGAAGTTTCCTAATGACTATGTCGTAGGTTTTGTTATTTCTGAAGATACAAAAAATATTGAAATCATTGGAACTAGAGTAATTCCTGAATTTGGAGCCTACTCTGTTTTGATTTTAGGTATTACAATTCTAGGCTTGGTTTACTTTACTCATAAATTCTCATTTGGAAACTCTTTGCCTAGAATTAATTAA
- the nadC gene encoding carboxylating nicotinate-nucleotide diphosphorylase, with translation MLTFNSKKQLSQFLAEDIGKGDITSNLLPKKKISVKIISRENAIVAGTSYAKEIFKLKGCNAKILKKDGSKVKPNQTIMAITGNAGNILTCERTALNLLTRMSGIATQTNQLVKKIPKKTKLYATRKTAPGLRYFDKEAVEIGGGKKHRLTLDEMVMIKDNHIAIGNSLLSLIKKTKKKHRKFEVEVENTPDAVLAAEEGATIIMLDNFTPSQIKKTIQILKNHKLRNKVMLEASGGINSKNITKYGQTGVDIISVGSITNSVKGIDMSLEI, from the coding sequence ATATTGACATTCAATTCAAAAAAACAATTATCACAATTCCTTGCTGAAGATATTGGTAAAGGAGACATTACCAGTAATTTATTACCCAAGAAAAAAATTTCAGTAAAAATTATCTCAAGAGAAAATGCTATTGTTGCAGGTACATCATATGCAAAAGAGATTTTCAAATTAAAAGGGTGCAATGCTAAAATTTTGAAAAAAGATGGTTCAAAAGTAAAACCAAATCAAACTATAATGGCAATCACTGGGAATGCAGGGAATATTTTGACATGTGAGAGGACAGCACTTAATCTCTTAACAAGAATGAGTGGGATTGCTACTCAAACAAATCAACTTGTTAAAAAAATTCCAAAGAAAACAAAATTGTATGCTACTAGAAAAACAGCCCCAGGATTAAGATATTTTGATAAAGAAGCAGTTGAAATCGGTGGAGGTAAAAAGCACAGGCTCACATTAGATGAAATGGTTATGATTAAAGATAATCACATTGCAATTGGAAATTCTCTATTATCTCTGATTAAAAAAACAAAGAAAAAACATAGGAAATTTGAAGTGGAAGTTGAAAATACACCAGATGCAGTGTTAGCAGCAGAAGAAGGGGCTACAATAATTATGCTAGATAATTTTACACCATCTCAAATTAAAAAAACAATTCAAATACTAAAAAATCATAAATTGAGAAACAAAGTCATGCTTGAAGCATCAGGAGGAATTAATTCTAAAAATATCACAAAATATGGTCAAACAGGTGTAGATATCATTTCTGTAGGAAGTATTACAAATTCTGTAAAAGGAATTGATATGAGTTTAGAGATTTAA